A window of the Poecile atricapillus isolate bPoeAtr1 chromosome 17, bPoeAtr1.hap1, whole genome shotgun sequence genome harbors these coding sequences:
- the PCTP gene encoding phosphatidylcholine transfer protein, with the protein MAGPAEVEGAVGMAGPAEESLSRGFSEEQFRAACRELEQPAPAAAGPWQLLVDTMGVRIYRLYHEQSGLYEYKIFGGLADVPPKLCADVYMDLNFRKEWDQYVKELYEETYDGEKVIYWEVKYPFPLSNRDYVYIRECQEMDVDGRKIWVVLAKSVAVPQCPEKPGIIRVKSYKQSLAIESDGKAGCRVYMYYFDNPGGMIPSWLVNWASKSGVPAFLKDIQKACLKYSKST; encoded by the exons ATGGCGGGGCCGGCGGAGGTAGAGGGAGCGGTGGGGATGGCGGGGCCGGCGGAGGAATCGCTGTCGCGGGGCTTCTCGGAGGAGCAGTTTCGGGCCGCCTGCCGGGAGCTGGAGCAGCCGGCGCCGGCCGCGGCGgggccctggcagctcctggtaGACACCATGGGCGTGCGGATCTACCGGCTGTACCATGAG CAATCAGGACTTTATGAATATAAAATCTTTGGTGGTCTTGCTGATGTTCCCCCAAAATTGTGTGCAGATGTCTACATGGACTTGAATTTCAGAAAAGAGTGGGATCAATATGTTAAAG AATTGTATGAGGAAACATATGATGGTGAAAAAGTAATCTACTGGGAAGTGAAGTacccttttcctctctcaaacAGAGAT TATGTCTATATTCGGGAATGCCAGGAGATGGATGTGGATGGGAGGAAGATCTGGGTTGTGTTAGCAAAAAGTGTGGCTGTTCCTCAGTGCCCTGAAAAGCCCGGTATTATCAGAGTTAAAAGCTATAAACAAAGCCTGGCAATTGAAAGTGATGGCAAGGCTGGATGTAGAG TCTATATGTACTATTTTGATAATCCTGGTGGCATGATTCCATCCTGGCTGGTCAACTGGGCTTCCAAG AGTGGTGTGCCTGCTTTCTTGAAGGATATACAAAAAGCTTGCCTTAAATATTCTAAGAGCACATAG